The following proteins are co-located in the Brachybacterium sacelli genome:
- a CDS encoding ABC transporter substrate-binding protein, with protein sequence MMHLKRRDLYKLTAVGAAPLALASCGQASNLESGGSDSGEEKPILTVNATEATLTRNLNPHSPSVIPFVQGSIYESLFYFNPLQPIDQEPLPQLGESYEWNEDGTALTVTVRQGVTWTDGEPFTAGDVAFTFTRISETEALNAGGTAPTAEATDDTTVVITYAEPSFTEGPNALARTWIIPEHLFTDVDDLATHPNEDPVGTGAFQLKDFSPESYLLVANETYWDEGKPSIGGLRAITTSGNQSATDQWLAGNIDYMSAAIPSLEEHVTANPDLAYTNTGISQMALMAASNPDLGCEGPQTDVAVRKALYYGMDREQLSKLAFFELGSDISPSFALPERDAEFIDPAIDVAPWNARPDEATKILEGAGYELGEDGVYAKDGERLSMTVSCPTGWSDFVTALDTLAQQYTEIGIELIPQQVSVNEWNDSKAKGTYQLVIDSVGQGPAPDPYYAYDTHFSTKNTVPVGENGNPYENVTRFSDPEVDAALDAASATDDPEAKKEQYLLIQQKLVEVMPAIPVLIGSSLTEYNTSRATGWPTEEDMYAYPMSWSAPDNSIVLKTVTPVQ encoded by the coding sequence ATGATGCACCTGAAGCGCCGTGACCTGTACAAACTCACCGCCGTGGGGGCGGCGCCGCTGGCCCTGGCCTCCTGCGGGCAGGCGTCCAACCTCGAAAGCGGCGGCAGCGACAGCGGCGAGGAGAAGCCGATCCTCACCGTCAACGCGACCGAGGCGACGCTCACCCGGAACCTCAACCCGCACTCTCCGTCCGTGATCCCGTTCGTGCAGGGGTCGATCTACGAGTCGCTCTTCTACTTCAACCCGCTCCAGCCCATCGACCAGGAGCCGCTCCCGCAGCTGGGGGAGAGCTACGAGTGGAACGAGGACGGCACCGCCCTCACCGTCACCGTGCGCCAGGGCGTCACCTGGACCGACGGTGAGCCCTTCACCGCGGGCGACGTCGCCTTCACTTTCACCCGGATCAGCGAGACCGAGGCGCTGAACGCCGGCGGCACCGCTCCGACAGCCGAGGCGACCGACGACACCACCGTCGTCATCACGTACGCCGAGCCCTCGTTCACCGAGGGCCCGAACGCCCTGGCCCGCACCTGGATCATCCCCGAGCACCTGTTCACCGACGTGGACGACCTGGCCACCCACCCCAACGAGGATCCCGTCGGCACCGGGGCCTTCCAGCTGAAGGACTTCAGCCCGGAGTCCTACCTGCTGGTGGCGAACGAGACCTACTGGGACGAGGGCAAGCCCTCGATCGGCGGCCTCCGGGCGATCACCACCTCCGGCAACCAGTCCGCGACCGACCAATGGCTGGCCGGGAACATCGACTACATGTCCGCGGCGATCCCGAGTCTCGAGGAGCACGTCACGGCCAACCCGGACCTCGCGTACACCAACACCGGGATCTCGCAGATGGCGCTGATGGCCGCGTCGAACCCCGACCTGGGATGCGAGGGCCCGCAGACCGATGTCGCCGTGCGCAAGGCCCTCTACTACGGGATGGACCGCGAGCAGCTGTCCAAGCTGGCGTTCTTCGAGCTGGGCAGCGACATCTCCCCGTCCTTCGCCCTGCCCGAGCGCGACGCCGAGTTCATCGATCCGGCGATCGACGTCGCGCCCTGGAACGCCCGACCCGACGAGGCGACGAAGATCCTCGAGGGCGCGGGCTACGAGCTCGGAGAGGACGGCGTGTACGCCAAGGACGGCGAGCGGCTCTCGATGACCGTCTCCTGCCCCACGGGCTGGTCCGACTTCGTGACAGCGCTGGACACCCTCGCCCAGCAGTACACGGAGATCGGCATCGAGCTGATCCCCCAGCAGGTCAGCGTCAACGAGTGGAACGACTCCAAGGCCAAGGGCACGTACCAGCTGGTCATCGACTCGGTGGGACAGGGCCCCGCCCCCGATCCGTACTACGCCTACGACACCCACTTCTCCACCAAGAACACCGTGCCCGTCGGGGAGAACGGCAACCCGTATGAGAACGTCACCCGCTTCTCGGATCCCGAGGTCGACGCCGCGCTGGACGCCGCCTCCGCGACCGACGACCCGGAGGCGAAGAAGGAGCAGTACCTCCTGATCCAGCAGAAGCTGGTGGAGGTGATGCCGGCGATCCCGGTGCTGATCGGGTCGAGCCTGACGGAGTACAACACCTCCCGGGCCACCGGCTGGCCGACGGAGGAGGACATGTACGCCTACCCGATGTCCTGGTCCGCGCCGGACAACTCCATCGTCCTCAAGACCGTCACACCCGTCCAGTGA
- a CDS encoding ABC transporter permease, which yields MHILRKLGFYLVALWAAVTLNFFIPRLLPGSPVDAVLAKLALRGPVDPGTRRSIEIMLGADDEKPLLQEYFAYLGGLFSGDLGVSVTYFPTPVTEIIANALPWTLVLVGLATTITFVLGMALGTFAGWKRGTWLDSLIPATTILQAVPYFWLALLFIYVLSVNLDLFPIAGGYDASLVRPALDYPFLSNAVYYGFLPALTIVLSSLGGWLLGMRNMMVSTLSEDYIVTAEAKGLSPRRIMVMYAARNAMLPSVSGFAISLGFVVSGSIVVETVFSYPGIGFTMLQAVNNNDYSLMQGLFLIITVSVLAANLVVDLLYGIIDPRTRARG from the coding sequence GTGCACATCCTGCGCAAACTCGGGTTCTACCTGGTGGCCCTGTGGGCCGCCGTGACCCTGAACTTCTTCATCCCTCGGCTGCTGCCGGGCAGCCCGGTGGACGCCGTGCTGGCCAAGCTCGCGCTGCGCGGCCCGGTCGATCCGGGCACCCGGCGATCGATCGAGATCATGCTGGGAGCCGACGACGAGAAGCCGCTGCTCCAGGAGTACTTCGCCTACCTCGGCGGGTTGTTCTCGGGTGACCTCGGTGTCTCCGTCACCTACTTCCCGACCCCGGTCACCGAGATCATCGCCAATGCCCTGCCGTGGACGCTGGTGCTGGTGGGCCTGGCCACCACGATCACCTTCGTCCTCGGCATGGCGCTGGGCACCTTCGCCGGGTGGAAGCGCGGGACATGGCTTGACTCACTCATCCCCGCCACCACGATCCTGCAGGCCGTGCCCTACTTCTGGCTCGCGCTGCTGTTCATCTACGTGCTGTCGGTGAACCTCGACCTCTTCCCGATCGCAGGTGGCTACGACGCCTCCCTGGTGCGCCCCGCGTTGGACTACCCGTTCCTGTCCAACGCCGTCTACTACGGCTTCCTGCCGGCGCTGACGATCGTGCTGTCCTCGCTCGGCGGCTGGCTGCTGGGCATGCGCAACATGATGGTCTCCACCCTCAGCGAGGACTACATCGTCACCGCCGAGGCGAAAGGGCTGAGCCCGCGCCGGATCATGGTCATGTACGCGGCGCGCAACGCGATGCTCCCCAGCGTCTCCGGGTTCGCGATCTCCCTCGGGTTCGTGGTCTCCGGCTCCATCGTCGTCGAGACGGTGTTCTCGTATCCCGGCATCGGTTTCACGATGCTCCAGGCGGTCAACAACAACGACTACTCGCTCATGCAGGGCCTGTTCCTGATCATCACCGTCTCGGTGCTGGCCGCGAACCTCGTGGTGGACCTGCTGTACGGCATCATCGACCCCCGCACCCGGGCGCGGGGCTGA
- a CDS encoding ABC transporter permease codes for MTSTLSRFGAAVRRTSTPSLVIGVGLVVVIVLFGLLAPFVVDDPLVVHNYGMQGPSAEHLLGTTQTGQDVLAQLAWATRGSLLVGVIVAVLALFLSAFFGILGGYLGGWLDEVFSLFTNVVLILPGLPLMIVIGSYVQQRGLLLIAVILAITSWAAAARVLRSQTLSIRSRDYVQAAKIAGEKPHRIIAVEILPNLLPVMSSGFVFALITAILGEAGLSFIGLGVVGTQTWGSMLFYAQNGQALTLGAWWWFVPPGLMIALLGCGLSLINFSIDGIINPRLRSAPKQVKQAKRATKAQKAEAMA; via the coding sequence ATGACTTCGACCCTCTCGCGATTCGGTGCCGCCGTGCGTCGCACCTCCACCCCGTCCCTCGTCATCGGCGTCGGTCTGGTCGTGGTGATCGTCCTGTTCGGGCTCCTCGCCCCCTTCGTGGTGGACGACCCGCTGGTCGTGCACAACTACGGCATGCAGGGCCCGTCGGCCGAGCATCTGCTGGGCACCACCCAGACCGGCCAGGACGTCCTGGCGCAGCTGGCCTGGGCCACGCGCGGCTCCCTCCTGGTGGGGGTGATCGTCGCCGTGCTGGCCCTGTTCCTCTCCGCCTTCTTCGGGATCCTCGGGGGGTATCTGGGTGGCTGGCTCGACGAGGTGTTCTCCCTGTTCACCAACGTGGTGCTGATCCTGCCTGGGCTGCCGCTGATGATCGTGATCGGCTCCTACGTGCAGCAGCGCGGTCTGTTGCTGATCGCCGTCATCCTGGCGATCACCTCCTGGGCCGCTGCGGCGCGGGTGCTGCGCTCGCAGACCCTGTCGATCCGCAGCCGCGACTACGTCCAGGCCGCGAAGATCGCCGGCGAGAAACCGCACCGGATCATCGCCGTGGAGATCCTGCCGAACCTGCTGCCGGTCATGTCCAGCGGCTTCGTGTTCGCACTGATCACCGCGATCCTCGGCGAGGCCGGGCTGAGCTTCATCGGCCTCGGCGTGGTCGGCACGCAGACCTGGGGCTCGATGCTCTTCTACGCCCAGAACGGGCAGGCGCTCACGCTCGGCGCCTGGTGGTGGTTCGTGCCGCCCGGCCTGATGATCGCGCTGCTGGGCTGCGGGCTGTCGCTGATCAACTTCTCGATCGACGGCATCATCAATCCCCGCCTGCGGAGTGCGCCGAAGCAGGTCAAGCAGGCCAAGCGCGCCACCAAGGCGCAGAAGGCGGAGGCGATGGCATGA
- a CDS encoding ABC transporter ATP-binding protein, which yields MSTPDTTTQPAARATTPGTAAMAESSTSLEDSRSGVGSPVLEEAVLSVEGLSVLYEVDPPVHAVQEASFSLRRGEILGLAGESGCGKTTLAYGLNQLHRPPARVASGTVTFHDRDGADVDVLSLAGEELRAFRWSKIAMVFQGAMNSLNPVLSIRAQLADVFATHRPHLEAAERQSRSHELLELVGVDPARLGAFPHELSGGMRQRVMIAMALALDPQLMIMDEPTTALDVVVQREILQEILRLRQELGFAVVFITHDLPMLLEISDRIAVMRGGRIVELDTAENLYFEPRDPYTRRLLGSFPSLTGDAGDFVRAGFDGEETR from the coding sequence ATGAGCACCCCGGACACCACCACCCAGCCCGCGGCCCGGGCCACCACCCCCGGCACCGCGGCCATGGCCGAATCGTCGACGAGTCTCGAGGACTCCCGCTCCGGCGTCGGCTCGCCCGTGCTCGAGGAGGCCGTGCTGAGCGTCGAAGGCCTGTCGGTCCTCTACGAGGTGGATCCTCCCGTGCACGCCGTCCAGGAGGCCTCGTTCTCGCTGCGGCGCGGAGAGATCCTGGGCCTGGCCGGGGAGTCCGGCTGCGGCAAGACCACGCTGGCCTACGGCCTGAACCAGCTGCACCGCCCCCCGGCGCGGGTGGCCTCAGGGACGGTCACCTTCCACGACCGGGACGGCGCCGACGTGGACGTGCTCTCGCTGGCAGGGGAGGAGCTGCGCGCCTTCCGCTGGTCGAAGATCGCGATGGTGTTCCAGGGGGCGATGAACTCCCTGAACCCGGTGCTGAGCATCCGCGCCCAGCTCGCGGACGTGTTCGCCACGCACCGCCCCCACCTGGAGGCCGCCGAGCGCCAGAGCCGCTCGCACGAGCTGCTCGAGCTGGTGGGGGTGGACCCTGCGCGCCTCGGCGCCTTCCCGCACGAGCTCTCGGGCGGGATGCGCCAGCGCGTGATGATCGCGATGGCGCTCGCGCTGGACCCGCAGCTGATGATCATGGACGAGCCGACGACGGCGCTCGACGTGGTGGTCCAGCGGGAGATCCTTCAGGAGATCCTGCGGCTGCGTCAGGAGCTGGGCTTCGCGGTCGTCTTCATCACCCACGATCTGCCGATGCTGCTGGAGATCTCCGACCGGATCGCGGTGATGCGCGGCGGGCGGATCGTCGAGCTGGACACCGCCGAGAACCTCTACTTCGAGCCCCGCGACCCCTACACCCGCCGGCTGCTGGGCTCGTTCCCCTCGCTCACGGGGGACGCGGGCGATTTCGTGCGGGCCGGCTTCGACGGGGAGGAGACACGATGA
- a CDS encoding ABC transporter ATP-binding protein, with protein sequence MSTLTVTDLSKTYLLRDGLRFSRLEAVKSVTFELVPGRTVALVGQSGSGKSTIAKLIAQLETPSSGTLALDGKPVGRRGRALSAYRDEVQMVFQDPFASLNPFHSIGHHLERPLLLHGKATKQTAREKALALLERVNLSPAESFVDRKPHELSGGQRQRVAIARALAPEPSILVADEPVSMLDVSIRLGVLNLLARLQREENLALLYITHDLATARHFSDEILVMYHGDVVEQGAADEVILNPQAEFTKQLLVAAPEPGANPRFLAEAKRRGVPMPDHLAALEETP encoded by the coding sequence ATGAGCACGCTGACCGTGACGGACCTGTCCAAGACCTATCTGCTGCGCGACGGGCTGCGCTTCAGCCGGCTCGAGGCGGTCAAGAGCGTGACCTTCGAGCTGGTGCCCGGGCGGACGGTCGCCCTGGTGGGGCAGTCCGGCTCGGGGAAGTCGACCATCGCCAAGCTGATCGCCCAGCTGGAGACGCCCAGCTCTGGCACCCTCGCGCTGGACGGCAAGCCGGTGGGCCGGCGGGGGCGGGCGCTGTCCGCGTATCGCGACGAGGTGCAGATGGTCTTCCAGGATCCTTTCGCCTCGCTGAACCCCTTCCACAGCATCGGCCACCACCTCGAGCGGCCTCTGCTGCTGCACGGCAAGGCCACCAAGCAGACCGCCCGCGAGAAGGCCCTCGCCCTGCTCGAGCGGGTGAACCTGTCCCCGGCCGAGTCGTTCGTCGACCGCAAGCCGCACGAGCTCTCCGGCGGCCAGCGCCAGCGGGTCGCGATCGCCCGGGCCCTCGCCCCGGAGCCCAGCATTCTGGTGGCCGACGAACCCGTCTCGATGCTGGACGTGTCGATCCGGCTCGGCGTGCTGAACCTCCTGGCCCGACTGCAGCGCGAGGAGAACCTGGCACTGCTGTACATCACCCACGACCTCGCCACGGCCCGCCACTTCTCCGACGAGATCCTGGTGATGTACCACGGCGACGTGGTCGAACAGGGGGCGGCCGACGAGGTGATCCTGAACCCTCAGGCGGAGTTCACCAAGCAGCTGCTGGTGGCCGCCCCCGAACCCGGCGCCAACCCGCGGTTCCTGGCGGAGGCGAAGCGCCGCGGGGTGCCGATGCCCGATCACCTCGCCGCCCTGGAGGAGACCCCGTGA
- a CDS encoding LacI family DNA-binding transcriptional regulator, with amino-acid sequence MPAPRTMWSVGSEQFHTLVLRGLEEAAIAAGHSVLTEVVDGPGAELAVVRAWAAERRVDVVVLKDLRRDDPRPAVLRTAGVPFVLAGDVRQSGADAAVLHDNSGAMWKLLGDLLALGHRRIGHIEGPAGLLHSYWRREAYDAFVVEHRLPSLRVEGDYGAASGARATGALLERDEPPTVLVFDNDAMAIGGIERVRQLGLAVPRDISVVSWDDSLACQVSEPPLAVLGHRAHQLGMDLGRAASAVLAGAADGMRLVQELPVLTRRGSLAGVVP; translated from the coding sequence ATGCCGGCACCGCGAACGATGTGGTCCGTCGGCTCCGAGCAGTTCCACACGCTGGTGCTGCGCGGGCTCGAGGAGGCCGCGATCGCGGCCGGTCACTCGGTGCTCACCGAGGTGGTCGACGGTCCGGGCGCCGAGCTCGCGGTCGTCCGCGCCTGGGCGGCCGAGCGCCGGGTCGACGTGGTGGTCCTCAAGGACCTGCGCCGCGACGACCCGCGGCCGGCGGTGCTGCGGACGGCGGGTGTGCCCTTCGTGCTGGCCGGGGACGTCCGCCAGAGCGGGGCAGACGCCGCTGTGCTCCACGACAACTCCGGAGCGATGTGGAAGCTGCTGGGCGATCTGCTCGCACTGGGTCATCGCCGCATCGGGCACATCGAGGGCCCCGCCGGCCTGCTGCACTCCTACTGGCGCAGAGAGGCCTACGACGCCTTCGTCGTCGAGCACCGACTGCCGTCCCTGCGCGTCGAGGGTGACTACGGCGCGGCGAGCGGCGCCCGCGCCACCGGCGCGCTCCTGGAGCGGGACGAGCCGCCGACGGTGCTGGTCTTCGACAACGACGCCATGGCCATCGGCGGGATCGAGCGGGTGCGGCAGCTGGGCCTCGCCGTTCCCCGCGACATCTCCGTGGTCTCCTGGGACGACTCGCTGGCCTGTCAGGTCAGCGAGCCGCCGCTGGCCGTGCTCGGCCATCGCGCGCATCAGCTCGGCATGGACCTGGGTCGGGCGGCCTCGGCCGTGCTCGCGGGGGCGGCCGACGGGATGCGCCTGGTCCAGGAGCTCCCGGTCCTCACCCGCCGGGGCTCCCTCGCCGGCGTCGTCCCCTGA
- a CDS encoding universal stress protein, translated as MDVTRNIVVGYDDTTASTAAVHWAADLARSRDTDLRIVHAWTWPLLGSGMAEVPVVDSAGPRNQALRLLDDAAEHIAANVPEVTVRTDLIPGSARDVLDDLSQSADLVVVGTRGLGAVLGILLGSVSRGLLHDAGCPVAVIRSEHHRAGPVLVAYDGSDAAGEAVEVAADLSATWASVLRIVHVQDDGHAPYASNLEAWSGGSRSRALLDQAEGRARDRHEELTVETRMLEGRSAAEGLLSAAAGARILVLGHRGLSKGPFGSTAHATVLHATGNILVVRRPAAE; from the coding sequence ATGGACGTCACGCGCAACATCGTGGTGGGCTACGACGACACCACGGCCTCGACCGCCGCCGTCCACTGGGCCGCGGATCTCGCCCGCAGCAGGGATACCGACCTGCGGATCGTGCACGCGTGGACCTGGCCCCTGCTCGGCAGCGGCATGGCCGAAGTGCCCGTGGTCGACTCCGCCGGCCCCCGCAACCAGGCGCTGCGCCTGCTGGACGACGCCGCCGAGCACATCGCCGCGAACGTCCCCGAGGTGACCGTGCGCACCGACCTGATCCCGGGCAGTGCCCGGGACGTCCTCGACGACCTCTCGCAGAGCGCCGACCTCGTGGTCGTCGGCACCCGGGGCCTCGGGGCGGTGCTGGGCATCCTGCTGGGCTCGGTGAGCCGGGGCCTCCTGCACGATGCGGGCTGCCCGGTCGCCGTGATCCGCTCCGAGCACCACCGCGCGGGTCCTGTGCTGGTCGCCTACGACGGGTCCGATGCCGCAGGAGAGGCCGTCGAGGTGGCCGCGGACCTATCCGCCACCTGGGCGAGCGTGCTGCGGATCGTGCACGTGCAGGACGACGGGCACGCCCCGTACGCCAGCAACCTCGAGGCCTGGAGCGGGGGGAGCCGGTCGAGGGCCCTGCTGGACCAGGCGGAGGGGCGTGCCAGGGACCGGCACGAGGAGCTCACGGTCGAGACGAGGATGCTCGAGGGGCGGTCCGCAGCGGAAGGGCTGCTGTCCGCCGCGGCGGGCGCGCGCATCCTGGTGCTGGGACATCGCGGACTGAGCAAAGGCCCGTTCGGATCGACCGCCCACGCCACCGTCCTGCATGCGACGGGGAACATCCTGGTGGTCCGCCGGCCCGCGGCAGAGTGA
- a CDS encoding MFS transporter — protein sequence MSSCAPETAETAETPEAAGIAQAVDHEARSESAPARDRHPVVTALALSAGTAALVGAEFIPAGVLPGMAADLGVTEGRAGLTVAATALAGALTAPTIASLLPRADRRSVLLSLLVLAILSNLVVASAPSLGIVLAARVLLGIAIAGFWSFALSVGVHVTGRAALVSTTVALGTSTATIIGVPVSSVLGDIIGWRAVFLLISALTLVAGGVLWRLLPPVPAQPGAGLAMMRRVLGNRRLVIGVVVIFAAAFANFTAYPYIRVAIEAIDASVVSVLLLAWGLGGLVGNLAGGALSRWLRWAAAVGPAVLAVSLAFMASTEQTTVLALAVVLWGIGFNMVPVTTQLWVSAIEPSRVESAVALQVTAFQVAIMSGAVVGGLLVDHQGPAAAMLLGACVGALAAVGFASIAVRPRAA from the coding sequence ATGTCGAGCTGTGCACCTGAGACCGCAGAGACCGCTGAGACCCCGGAAGCTGCCGGGATCGCCCAGGCCGTCGACCACGAGGCGCGGTCGGAGTCCGCGCCCGCCCGTGACCGCCATCCCGTCGTCACGGCGCTGGCGCTGTCGGCCGGCACTGCTGCGCTCGTCGGAGCCGAGTTCATCCCAGCCGGCGTGCTGCCCGGTATGGCGGCAGACCTCGGGGTCACCGAAGGCCGAGCGGGTCTCACCGTGGCCGCGACGGCCCTGGCGGGCGCCCTCACCGCTCCGACGATCGCTTCGCTCCTCCCGCGTGCGGACCGGCGCAGCGTGCTGCTGTCCCTGCTCGTGCTCGCGATACTGTCCAATCTCGTCGTCGCGAGCGCCCCGAGCCTGGGAATCGTCCTGGCGGCCCGTGTGCTGCTGGGGATCGCGATCGCCGGGTTCTGGTCCTTCGCCCTGTCCGTCGGGGTTCACGTCACGGGCAGAGCGGCCTTGGTCTCCACCACGGTCGCCCTCGGCACGAGCACGGCGACCATCATCGGGGTGCCGGTCTCCTCCGTGCTCGGCGACATCATCGGCTGGCGCGCCGTCTTCCTGCTCATCTCGGCGCTCACGCTCGTCGCCGGAGGGGTGCTGTGGCGCCTGCTGCCCCCGGTCCCGGCGCAGCCCGGCGCGGGGCTCGCGATGATGCGGCGCGTCCTGGGCAACCGTCGTCTCGTCATCGGGGTCGTGGTGATCTTCGCGGCCGCCTTCGCGAACTTCACCGCATACCCCTACATCCGGGTCGCGATCGAGGCGATCGACGCTTCGGTGGTCTCCGTGCTGCTGCTCGCCTGGGGGCTGGGCGGTCTGGTGGGCAACCTCGCAGGCGGTGCACTGTCGCGCTGGTTGCGCTGGGCCGCCGCCGTGGGGCCCGCGGTGCTGGCCGTGTCGCTCGCGTTCATGGCCAGCACGGAGCAGACGACGGTGCTCGCGCTCGCGGTGGTGCTGTGGGGGATCGGTTTCAACATGGTGCCGGTGACGACGCAGCTGTGGGTCTCCGCGATCGAGCCCTCGCGGGTCGAGTCAGCGGTCGCGCTTCAGGTGACCGCGTTCCAGGTGGCGATCATGAGCGGCGCCGTCGTCGGTGGCCTCCTGGTGGATCATCAGGGCCCGGCGGCGGCGATGCTGCTCGGGGCGTGTGTCGGAGCTCTCGCGGCGGTCGGGTTCGCCTCGATCGCGGTGCGGCCCAGGGCCGCCTGA
- a CDS encoding HPr family phosphocarrier protein produces MPERTVKIASTSGLHARPAAIFSQAASEQSAEVSIEKAGAAAVKASSILMLLTLNADHGDEVTLRAEGEGAEESLDALAALLTKNLDENL; encoded by the coding sequence ATGCCAGAACGTACCGTGAAGATCGCCAGCACCAGTGGGCTCCATGCACGCCCCGCGGCGATCTTCTCCCAGGCGGCCAGCGAACAGTCGGCCGAGGTCAGCATCGAGAAGGCCGGTGCGGCTGCGGTGAAGGCCTCGAGCATCCTGATGCTGCTGACGCTGAACGCGGATCACGGCGACGAGGTGACACTCCGCGCCGAGGGCGAGGGGGCCGAGGAATCGCTCGACGCCCTCGCCGCACTGCTGACGAAGAACCTCGACGAGAATCTCTGA
- a CDS encoding TetR/AcrR family transcriptional regulator — MPSTEGRAPDPRPARTKAAIFAAARDLSAHDGEVTVNALAQRAGVSRAAFYSHFSGLDDLMGAMLGTMFDRQQERGGELAAQGRSIQEMVRVAAATMVAYVAHHQAFLRGALDWKFSHRTYLILVGTLSNLHVVALHRLRDQVPLSPPISQMARYFAGGSLDLLIQWLVDTEEDAREGRELAREPLLAAVLRMLPSWYTGLGPEDPIPEDLALEWLVADPEAGTS; from the coding sequence ATGCCCAGTACTGAAGGCCGTGCGCCGGATCCCAGGCCGGCGCGGACGAAGGCGGCGATCTTCGCCGCAGCTCGCGACCTCAGCGCTCATGACGGTGAAGTGACCGTCAATGCGCTCGCCCAGCGGGCCGGCGTCAGCCGGGCCGCGTTCTACAGCCACTTCTCGGGTCTCGACGACCTGATGGGGGCGATGCTCGGGACGATGTTCGACCGCCAGCAGGAGCGCGGCGGCGAGCTCGCGGCGCAGGGGCGCAGCATTCAGGAGATGGTGCGGGTCGCGGCGGCGACGATGGTCGCCTACGTCGCCCACCACCAGGCGTTCCTCCGCGGCGCGCTGGATTGGAAGTTCTCCCACCGCACGTACCTGATCCTCGTCGGCACCCTTTCCAATCTCCATGTCGTGGCGCTGCACCGGCTTCGTGACCAGGTGCCGCTGTCCCCGCCGATCTCGCAGATGGCCCGCTACTTCGCGGGCGGCTCGCTCGACCTGCTGATCCAGTGGCTCGTCGACACCGAGGAGGACGCCCGGGAGGGCCGTGAGCTCGCGCGGGAGCCGCTGCTGGCCGCCGTGCTGCGGATGCTGCCGAGCTGGTACACGGGTCTCGGGCCCGAGGACCCGATCCCCGAGGATCTGGCGCTGGAGTGGCTGGTCGCCGACCCGGAGGCGGGCACCTCCTGA
- a CDS encoding M20/M25/M40 family metallo-hydrolase — protein sequence MPIADPTAEELVQLQDEAVEFTRELIRIDTTNFGGNDPATWGRGETEAAEFVVAKLREVGLRPEVHESAPGRPSVFARMPGRDSSRGGLILHGHLDVVPARAEDWSVDPFGAEISDGMIYGRGAVDMKDMVAMVLALARHLARTGQTPPRDLLFAFFADEENRGIWGSEWIVEHRPELFDGMSEAISEVGGYSITLPEKDTGQDVRAYLLQTAEKGLVWGHLRATGRAGHGSVPNHENAIVRLSRAIAAIDDHVFPTEYIASVRSLFDGVTEITGIGWDEDDIASFLPLLGGARQFVSGTLSDSTNLTMLDAGYKGNVIPQTAEATFDARFLPGHQDELLALLDRLTGEHVEVIVDDIGNSVDSPREGALVDVMTRSIQAEDPGSRVLPYCLSGGTDNKALSRELGITGYGFAPLQLPADLDFAPLFHGVDERVPVEAVRFGARVLLRLARDC from the coding sequence ATGCCGATCGCCGACCCGACCGCCGAGGAGCTCGTCCAGCTGCAGGACGAGGCGGTGGAGTTCACCCGCGAGCTGATCCGGATCGACACCACCAACTTCGGCGGCAACGATCCCGCGACCTGGGGTCGGGGCGAGACGGAGGCGGCCGAGTTCGTGGTCGCGAAGCTGCGCGAAGTGGGCCTTCGACCCGAGGTGCACGAGTCCGCGCCGGGCAGGCCCAGCGTGTTCGCGCGGATGCCGGGCCGGGACAGCTCGCGCGGTGGCCTGATCCTGCACGGACATCTCGACGTGGTGCCCGCCCGCGCCGAGGACTGGTCGGTCGACCCCTTCGGCGCCGAGATCAGCGACGGCATGATCTACGGCCGCGGCGCCGTGGACATGAAGGACATGGTCGCGATGGTCCTGGCGCTGGCCCGGCATCTGGCCCGTACCGGGCAGACGCCGCCGCGGGACCTGTTGTTCGCCTTCTTCGCCGACGAGGAGAACCGCGGGATCTGGGGCTCGGAGTGGATCGTCGAGCATCGCCCCGAGCTCTTCGACGGCATGTCGGAGGCCATCAGCGAGGTCGGCGGCTACTCGATCACCCTGCCGGAGAAGGACACCGGCCAGGACGTGCGCGCCTATCTCCTGCAGACCGCCGAAAAGGGCCTGGTGTGGGGTCACCTGCGGGCGACGGGCCGGGCCGGGCACGGCTCGGTCCCCAACCACGAGAACGCCATCGTGCGCCTGTCCCGCGCGATCGCCGCGATCGACGACCACGTCTTCCCCACCGAGTACATCGCGAGCGTGCGCTCCCTCTTCGACGGGGTCACCGAGATCACCGGCATCGGCTGGGACGAGGACGACATCGCCTCCTTCCTGCCGCTGCTGGGCGGGGCGCGCCAGTTCGTCTCGGGCACGCTCAGCGACTCGACGAACCTGACCATGCTGGACGCCGGCTACAAGGGCAACGTGATCCCGCAGACGGCCGAGGCCACCTTCGACGCCCGCTTTTTGCCCGGGCACCAGGACGAGCTGCTCGCCCTGCTGGACCGGCTGACCGGTGAGCACGTCGAGGTGATCGTCGACGACATCGGCAACTCCGTGGACTCACCGCGCGAGGGGGCGCTCGTGGACGTGATGACCCGCTCGATCCAGGCGGAGGACCCCGGGTCCCGGGTGCTGCCCTACTGCCTCAGCGGCGGCACCGACAACAAGGCGCTCTCCCGCGAGCTGGGCATCACCGGCTACGGCTTCGCCCCCCTGCAGCTGCCCGCGGACCTGGATTTCGCCCCACTGTTCCACGGGGTCGACGAGCGGGTGCCGGTGGAGGCGGTGCGGTTCGGGGCGCGGGTGCTGCTGCGCCTGGCCCGCGACTGCTGA